A window of the Radiobacillus deserti genome harbors these coding sequences:
- the secE gene encoding preprotein translocase subunit SecE: protein MNVLTFFKNVSKEMKKVTWPKGRDLTRYTITVVATVAFVSVFFALVDLGLTQILNLFFE from the coding sequence ATGAATGTGTTAACGTTCTTTAAGAATGTTTCGAAGGAAATGAAAAAGGTTACTTGGCCAAAAGGTCGTGACTTAACTCGCTATACGATTACGGTAGTGGCCACAGTAGCTTTTGTAAGTGTATTTTTCGCTTTAGTAGACTTAGGACTTACTCAAATTCTTAATTTATTTTTTGAATAA